One Cryptococcus neoformans var. grubii H99 chromosome 3, complete sequence genomic region harbors:
- a CDS encoding tubulin gamma chain, with protein sequence MGREIISLQAGQAGNQIGAQFWQKLCAEHGISPQGDLEDWAADGGQGDRKDVFFYQADDEHYIPRAILIDLEPRVINSILTSPFKGLYNPENIYVSKDGGGAGNNWAQGYSAGEKVYDDLMEMIDREADGSDSLEGFMLLHSIAGGTGSGLGSYLLERLNDRFPKKLIQTYSVFPESSDVVVQPYNSLLATKRLVNNADSVVVLDNAALTRIAADRLHIQDPSFVQTNQLAATVMAASTTTLRYPSYMNNDLVGIIASLIPTPRCHFLMTSYTPFTGDEIDKAKSIRKTTTLDVMRRLLQPKNRMVSTTSTKSSAYISCLNIISGDVDPTDVHKSLLRIRERQLANFIPWGPASIQVALTRKRGMGAGSNRVSGVMMANHTSMASLFKRMIHQYDMLRKRNAFLEQYKKEDMFANGLEEFDDARRVVQELQEEYLAAERPDYIDFGGE encoded by the exons atgggaagggaaatAATTTCATTACAG GCTGGGCAAGCTGGTAACCAGA TTGGAGCGCAA TTTTGGCAAAAACTCTGTGCCGAACATGGCATCTCCCCCCAAGGTGACCTCGAAGACTGGGCGGCTGATGGGGGCCAGGGTGATCGTAAAGACGTTTTCTTTTATCAAGCAGACGACGAGCATTATATTCCTCGAGCGATTCTTATTGACCTCGAACCTCGA GTAATCAACAGTATCCTCACTTCCCCATTCAAAGGTCTTTATAACCCCGAAAACATCTATGTATCAaaagatggtggtggtgctggTAATAACTGGGCACAAGGTTACAGTGCGGGAGAAAAGGTCTATGATGAtttgatggagatgattgatCGAGAAGCGGACGGCAGTGATTCCCTTGAA GGCTTCATGCTTCTCCATTCTATAGCAGGTGGTACAGGATCCGGTCTCGGCTCTTaccttctcgaacgccTCAACGATCGTTTCCCCAAAAAACTTATTCAGACCTACTCTGTCTTTCCAGAATCATCCGACGTTGTCGTTCAACCTTACAattctcttctcgccaCGAAGCGACTTGTGAACAATGCTGATAGTGTGGTGGTGCTGGATAATGCGGCTTTGACGAGGATTGCGGCGGATAGACTTCATATCCAAGACCCAAGCTTTGTACAGACTAACCAGTTG GCGGCAACAGTGATGGCAGCGTCTACCACAACCCTTCGCTACCCTAGTTATATGAACAATGACCTAGTAGGCATCATCGCCAGCCTTATCCCCACACCTAGATGTCATTTTTTGATGACCTCCTATACGCCATTCACTGGCGACGAAATTGACAAG GCTAAATCCATTCGCAAAACCACAACTCTTGACGTCATGcgccgccttctccaacccAAAAACCGCATGGTCAGCACAACATCCACCAAATCATCCGCCTACATCTCTTgcctcaacatcatctctgGCGATGTCGATCCGACAGATGTGCATAAATCATTATTAAGAATAAGGGAAAGGCAGCTTGCAAACTTCATCCCGTGGGGACCAGCGAGTATACAAGTGGCGCTtacgaggaagaggggtaTGGGCGCGGGAAGTAATAGAGTTAGTGGAGTTATGATGGCGAATCATACCAGTATGGCTAGT TTGTTCAAGCGAATGATCCACCAGTACGACATGCTCCGCAAACGTAACGCCTTCCTCGAGCAatacaaaaaagaagacatGTTTGCCAATGGGCTTGAAGAGTTTGATGATGCGAGAAGGGTGGTGCAAGAATTGCAGGAAGAATATTTGGCGGCGGAACGGCCGGATTATATCGATTTTGGGGGGGAGTAA
- a CDS encoding L-serine ammonia-lyase: protein MTIATPELYNHKEIPQPWRETPLVQSAALSRLAGCRIFLKLDNLQPSGSFKSRGIGNLVRRSIQRAPPNAPLHFYSSSGGNAGLACVTAASSLGYPSTVVVPMTTTPMMISKLFTAGASNVIQEGASLYQADAYLKDHILPQDQWGVYIPPFDHEDIWQGAESVAEEMVKQMGGERPDGIVCSVGGGGLMIGICQGLEKVGGVKREGAANGKGGEEGYQTEVIAVETQGADSLNQAIKAQQLITLPSITSIATSLGCARVASRALDIALGLSPSLPPTVSLPPSPLPSPSSSPPVETSSSFLNQTTTLDKARASMKNSKVVPTLVTDKEAIQACIQFLDDERILVEPACGATLALVYTGRLREVMKERLTEDSKVVLVVCGGSNISLEVLQRYKVEYGL from the exons ATGACAATTGCCACCCCCGAATTATACAACCATAAGGAAATCCCTCAACCTTGGAGGGAGACACCTCTTGTGCAGAGCGCCGCCCTCTCTCGGCTCGCTGGGTG CCGTATCTTTCTCAAGCTTGATAATCTACAGCCAAGCGGCTCATTCAAATCTCG AGGTATCGGCAACCTCGTCCGTCGATCTATCCAGCGCGCCCCTCCTAACGCTCCCCTCCACTTTTACTCCTCCTCTGGCGGCAATGCCGGTCTCGCCTGCGTCACTGCCGCCTCCTCTCTCGGATATCCTTCCACCGTCGTCGTACCCATGACAACCACCCCTATGATGATCTCCAAGCTCTTCACGGCCGGCGCATCCAACGTCATCCAAGAAGGTGCCTCGCTTTATCAAGCCGACGCGTATCTGAAAGATCATATCCTTCCTCAAGATCAATGGGGGGTGTACATCCCGCCCTTTGATCATGAGGATATCTGGCAAGGAGCGGAGAGTGTAGCGGAAGAGATGGTCAAGCAGATGGGAGGGGAGAGACCGGATGGCATTGTATGTTCtgttggtggagggggaTTGATGATTGGGATTTGCCAGGGACTGGAGAAAGTGGGCGGCGTTAAGCGAGAGGGGGCTGCgaatggaaaaggaggtgaagaagggtacCAGACGGAAGTGATAGCAGTCGAGACCCAAGGTGCAGACTCGCTCAACCAAGCAATCAAAGCTCAACAGCTCAtcacccttccttccatcactTCCATCGCCACTTCCCTTGGCTGTGCTCGTGTGGCTTCTCGGGCTCTTGATATCGCTCTCGGTTtatccccttccctccctccaaCCGTTTCTCTCCCGCCATCTCCACTgccttccccatcctcttctccaccagTTGagacttcttcctcctttctaAACCAGACCACAACTTTGGACAAGGCCAGGGCCTCGATGAAGAACAGCAAAGTCGTTCCCACACTTGTGACTGACAAAGAAGCTATCCAAGCTTGCATCCAATTCCTAGACGACGAACGTATCCTCGTCGAGCCCGCTTGTGGTGCTACTCTTGCCCTAGTGTACACTGGAAGACTACGAGAGGTGATGAAGGAACGACTCACAGAAGATAGTAAGGTGGTCTTAGTTGTTTGTGGAGGGTCGAATATTAGTTTGGAGGTGCTGCAGAGGTACAAGGTGGAGTATGGATTATAA
- a CDS encoding pyridoxal biosynthesis lyase pdxS yields MSSTEPTIIPSSNSMPPPNGIPAATGTSTPILGSRGGPSGGGAGGSFGVKSGLAQMLKGGVIMDVMNAEQAKIAEEAGASAVMALERIPANIRRDGGVARMSDPGMIKEIMEAVSIPVMAKVRIGHIVEAQILQAVGVDYIDESEVLTPADDQHHIGKHAFKVPFVCGCKNLGEALRRISEGAAMIRTKGEAGTGDVVEAVRHQRAVMSDIRKAASMTDEELYAFAKELSAPYHLLKETARLKRLPVVSFAAGGVATPADAALMMQLGCDGVFVGSGIFLSGDPAKRARAIVQAVTHYNNPQVLAEISTNLGEAMVGISTAHEGEKIQGGRLAGRGN; encoded by the exons ATGTCCAGCACAGAGCCCACCatcattccttcttccaactccaTGCCTCCTCCCAACGGTATTCCCGCGGCGACCGGCACATCTACTCCCATCCTCGGTAGCCGTGGTGGGCCTAGTGGCGGAGGTGCAGGCGGTAGTTTTGGCGTCAAGTCTGGTTTGGCTCAAATGTTGAAAGGCGG TGTTATCATGGACGTGATGAATGCGGAACAAGCCAAGATTGCTGAAGAGGCTGGTGCCAGTGCTGTCATGGCTCTTG AGAGGATCCCTGCCAATATCCGTCGTGATGGGGGTGTTGCCCGTATG TCTGATCCGGGGATGATCAAGGAGATCATGGAAGCTGTCTCCATCCCTGTCATGGCCAAAGTCCGTATCGGCCATATTGTCGAGGCTCAAATCCTACAAGCTGTCGGTGTTGACTACATTGAC GAATCCGAGGTTCTCACTCCTGCCGACGATCAACACCACATCGGTAAACACGCCTTCAAAGTCCCCTTTGTCTGCGGCTGCAAGAACCTTGGTGAAGCTCTTCGTCGTATCTCTGAGGGTGCCGCGATGATCCGCACCAAGGGCGAAGCCGGTACGGGCGATGTTGTGGAAGCGGTCAGACACCAGCGAGCGGTGATGAGCGATATTCGAAAAGCTGCGAGCATGACCGACGAGGAGCTTTACGCCTTTGCCAAGGAGTTGTCTGCGCCTTATCATTTGTTGAAGGAGACCGCGAGGCTGAAGAGATTGCCCGTCGTTTC CTTCGCCGCTGGTGGTGTGGCTACCCCTGCCGATGCTGCTCTTATGATGCAACTTGGCTGCGACGGCGTCTTCGTTGGATCGGGTATCT TCTTATCAGGAGACCCTGCTAAGCGCGCACGAGCTATCGTCCAAGCTGTCACCCATTACAACAACCCCCAGGTCTTGGCTGAAATCTCCACTAACTTGGGTGAAGCGATGGTTGGGATCAGCACCGCCCATGAGGGTGAGAAGATCCAAGGTGGACGATTGGCTGGTAGAGGTAATTAA
- a CDS encoding beta-lactamase — translation MWYQRRLLAAYRQRRISRLPLHVQLARRGMSNVQALTPYRTHRPSNFKGSPIVHSFFDDTTSTWTFVVADPQTKCAMIIDPVLDYDQASGGTSMTTAQGLAAFTRDAQYEVVRVMETHVHADHATAAFALKTLLPGSVPTYIGRKVEQVQQTFASIYGFKKSDFMDCFDGFVDDGDELKLGELTVQIWSLPGHTPDSMGFLVGDCLFAGDSLFLPDVGTARADFPGGSAESLFNSGQLVMRLAGNSRVFSGHDYPVGREKSCMSLVSEQSRSNKHVGGGTTLEEFTKMRDERDAQLGTPRLFHAAMQINLRGGRMPLPDAEGRRFIRTPLSGKFPL, via the exons ATGTGGTATCAACGTCGTCTCCTAGCCGCCTATCGACAACGCCGCATATCGCGTCTACCACTACACGTACAATTAGCTCGACGCGGCATGTCAAACGTCCAGGCTCTTACACCCTACCGAACGCATCGGCCAAGCAACTTCAAGGGTTCGCCCATAGTTCATAGCTTTTTTGACGATACGACCTCAACTTGGACTTTCGTCGTCGCCGATCCCCAGACGAAGTGTGCCATGATCATCGATCCCGTGCTTGACTATGACCAGGCCTCGGGCGGCACCAGCATGACAACGGCGCAGGGTTTGGCGGCGTTTACGCGGGACGCACAGTACGAGGTTGTACGAGTCATGGAAACCCATGTTCATGCGGATCATGCCACCGCTGCTTTTGCATTGAAGACT CTTCTGCCTGGGTCAGTGCCCACCTACATTGGGCGCAAGGTTGAGCAGGTACAGCAAACCTTCGCCTCCATTTACGGCTTCAAAAAGAGCGATTTCATGGACTGTTTCGATGGCTTCGTCGATGACGGTGACGAGCTCAAGCTGGGCGAGCTCACTGTCCAAATCTGGAGTTTGCCTGGTCACACGCCAGACAGCATGGGCTTCCTAGTTGGGGACTGCCTCTTTGCTGGAGATAGCCTGTTTCT ACCCGATGTGGGTACTGCTCGAGCCGATTTTCCAGGAGGAAGCGCGGAGTCCTTGTTCAATTCAGGACAACTGGTCATGCGTCTTGCGGGAAACAGTCGGGTGTTCTCCG GGCACGACTACCCTGTGGGGCGCGAGAAGTCTTGTATGAGTTTGGTATCCGAGCAATCGCGAAGCAACAAGCATGTTGGCGGGGGTACCACTTTGGAGGAGTTCACCAAGATGCGTGATGAGCGTGACGCTCAGCTGGGGACCCCTCGACTGTTTCATGCAGCTATGCAGATCAATCTTCGTGGCGGCCGGATGCCTTTGCCGGATGCAGAAGGTCGAAGATTCATTCGGACGCCTCTCAGTGGAAAATTTCCTTTGTAG
- a CDS encoding ABC transporter family protein — protein sequence MSAIAIDPSYVEAGKCLDITGLYNDSVSSFHWRGITATMPASGSKAEKKLLAAVSGEAHAGERIPDDTMLTAGELVAIMGPSGSGKTTLLNRLAHRAMPPKAKLAGDVFINDVHATISDIRRTSCYVEQQDHHIGSITTAETLAFAAKFGLDEPIGKAELRQRVDMLLSSFGLKDQKNMIIGTPIQKGLSGGQKRRVSVASQLITSPKILFLDEPTSGLDSVASFEIVSYLKTVARKYKLLVIASIHQPSTKTFNVFDQIFLLAKGRLCYGGPRSELSTYFASIGLEMPAQTNPAEWILEIVDTDFAKDQVEGLQRLERITNAWASDQKLSDVIPAKGLAHSTRSRRTSFMLPFHLFHRNFIKSYRDLIAYWIRVGMYTCLAILMGTSWLRLGYSQDDINARITAIFFSGAFLSFMAVAYIPAYIEDQETFFKERANGLYGPLSFLVANFLIGIPYLFIIVISFSVISYWMVGLWPTATGFWTFVGFLFLDLLAAESLVVFVASLVPNFIVALALVAFANGLWMVTNGFLIPETILNVFWRSWVTKIDYQNWAFRAMMWNEFHQQTFNCGRLGCSFPSLDGRNISGTSVLEYYGYTGGQLGAYAGYMIAIVMGYRLLAWLTLTLRK from the exons ATGTCTGCCATCGCCATCGACCCCTCTTACGTCGAAGCTGGAAAGTGTCTCGATATTACAGGACTCTACAATGACAGCGTTAGCAGCTTCCATTGGCGTGGGATCACCGCTACGATGCCTGCAAGCGGTTCGAAAGCTGAAAAGAAACTTCTGGCCGCAGTGAGCGGTGAAGCACACGCAGGTGAGAGAATCCCAGACGATACCATGCTGACTGCAGGCGAGCTTGTTGCGATAATGGGTCCCTCGGGGTCTGGTAAAACCACGCTCCTGAATAGGTTGGCGCACCGGGCGATGCCACCAAAAGCGAAACTCGCGGGCGATGTCTTCATCAATGATGTTCACGCCACCATATCCGACATCCGACGTACTTCTTGCTATGTGGAGCAGCAAGACCATCATATCGGAAGCATCACTACAGCCGAGACATTGGCGTTCGCTGCCAAGTTCGGTCTCGATGA GCCCATTGGAAAGGCCGAGTTGAGGCAGCGCGTTGACATGCTCCTTTCGTCATTCGGTCTCAAAGACCAGAAAAACATGATCATCGGAACTCCAATCCAAAAAGGGCTATCTGGAGGGCAGAAAAGACGCGTCTCCGTGGCCAGTCAATTGATTACGTCACCAAAGATCTTATTTCTCGACGAGCCCACCAGCGGCCTCGACAGTGTCGCGTCTTTTGAAATCGTCTCATACCTTAAGACAGTAGCGCGCAAGTACAAG CTCCTTGTCATCGCGTCTATTCATCAACCGTCTACGAAGACGTTCAATGTCTTTGATCAAATCTTCCTTCTGGCAAAGGGTAGGCTTTGTTATGGGGGTCCTCGCTCCGAGCTGTCCACCTACTTTGCCTCAATTGGTCTTGAGATGCCCGCCCAAACCAATCCGGCTGAGTGGATTCTGGAAATCGTCGACACTGACTTTGCCAAAGATCAAGTCGAGGGTCTCCAGCGCCTCGAGAGGATCACCAACGCTTGGGCATCCGATCAGAAGTTGAGCGATGTCATCCCTGCAAAAGGTCTTGCCCATAGCACTAGGAGTCGCCGCACCTCTTTCATGCTCCCGTTCCACCTGTTCCATCGCAACTTCATCAAATCCTACCGTGACCTTATTGCTTATTGGATCAGAGTCGGGATGTATACTT GTCTGGCCATTCTCATGGGCACCTCATGGCTTAGACTCGGCTATTCGCAGGATGACATCAATGCTCGTATCACTGCGATTTTCTTTAGCGGGGCTTTCCTCAGCTTCATGGCAGTGGCTTATATCCCAGCTTACATCGAGGACCAAGAGACATTTTTCAAGGAACGAGCTAACGGTCTTTACGGTCCGCTGTCGTTCCTAGTCGCCAACTTCCTCATCGGTATTCCATACCTGTTCATTAtcgtcatctccttctccgtAATCTCGTATTGGATGGTAGGTCTCTGGCCGACTGCCACTGGCTTCTGGACTTTTGTCggcttcctttttcttgatcTGCTTGCCGCGGAGAGCCTTGTTGTCTTTGTCGCCTCTCTCGTACCAAACTTCATCGTTGCTCTCGCACTAGTAGCGTTTGCCAATGGTCTCTGGATGGTCACCAACGGTTTTCTTATTCCAGAGACCATCCTCAACGTCTTTTGGCGCTCATGGGTCACCAAAATTGACTACCAGAATTGGGCATTCCGGGCGATGATGTGGAATGAGTTTCACCAGCAGACGTTCAATTGCGGCAGGCTTGGCTGCTCGTTTCCGTCTTTGGACGGGAGAAATATCTCCGGTACATCGGTACTTGAGTATTACGGCTACACTGGGGGACAACTCGGGGCGTATGCTGGCTACATGATAGCTATTGTGATGGGTTACCGGTTGCTGGCATGGCTCACTCTCACGTTGCGCAAGTAA
- a CDS encoding translation initiation factor 4B: protein MAPKKKGQKMALHEFFEEAATSGTSWADDDFDLPTAPAAREESGSGLKRGDPGYFESLPDRGSRQATFAGAPVQREELPLPTVPPFTAFIGNLSFEPDVEDEVRAFFNDLDPVSVRIVKDPQGKPKGFGYAEFKTQDGLKQALDRSMSQLQGRTIRVNVAEAPSTSRHPPSAAEEASQWRRSTPLASRESSSQPSRRTGGPSEPAADLDWSVARGAKFTPSAPAAPLSGVRRDSSGPGHTREPRDPGVSDTADQWRSNKPLAEKVDRDVPPHQAGVAPPIVSPSLADTEQTWSRGTKLRTPTTTSRQSSADSTPSSGAPQERRKLNLKPRTAGSPSATANATPAAPASGIFGAAKPIDSAAREKAAEEKLAQREGERRKAREEAEKQKAAAGDKPVEGEKLGWREEKLRSIKAAQDKVAGKPTTAPATTTNTGAGRKGSADRAKKDEQGFEQVQPSRKSSQTGATSENKPKKDYSTRPQFSFAAAAGAIRNDLVEDKDEEEVTKGVEEVKI, encoded by the exons ATGG CACCCAAAAAGAAGGGCCAAAAGATGGCTTTGCACGAGTTCTTTGAAGAAGCCG CTACCAGCGGCACTTCTTGGGCTGACGACGATTTTGACCTTCCCACCGCAC CCGCCGCGCGAGAGGAGTCTGGATCTGGTCTCAAGAGGGGCGACCCCGGATACTTTGAATCCCTCCCCGACCGAGGCTCTCGTCAAGCCACGTTTGCCGGTGCCCCTGTCCAACGCGAAGAACTCCCACTCCCCACCGTGCCCCCTTTCACCGCTTTCATTGGTAACCTCTCGTTTGAGCCTGATGTTGAAGACGAGGTGCGAGCTTTCTTCAATGATCTCGACCCTGTTAGCGTGAGGATCGTCAAGGACCCTCAGGGTAAGCCCAAGGGCTTTGGGTATGCGGAATTCAAGACTCAGGATGGCTTGAAGCAGGCGCTGGATAGGAGTATGTCTCAGTTGCAGGGTAGAACCATCCGCGTGAACGTTGCCGAGGCTC CTTCCACTTCTCGTCACCCCCCTTCCGCCGCCGAGGAAGCCAGCCAGTGGCGACGATCTACTCCTCTCGCCTCTCGcgaatcttcttcccaacctTCCCGCCGCACTGGCGGCCCCTCCGAGCCAGCTGCTGATTTGGACTGGTCCGTCGCCCGAGGAGCCAAATTCACCCCTTCCGCTCCCGCCGCTCCTCTTTCTGGTGTCCGCCGCGATTCTTCCGGTCCGGGTCACACTCGCGAACCCCGTGACCCCGGGGTAAGCGATACTGCCGACCAATGGAGGAGTAACAAGCCCTTAGCCGAGAAGGTCGATCGCGACGTACCTCCTCACCAAGCCGGTGTGGCGCCTCCTATCGTGTCTCCCAGCCTTGCGGACACTGAGCAGACTTGGTCAAGAGGTACCAAGCTTCGAACACCTACTACCACATCCCGTCAAAGTTCTGCTGACTCTaccccttcttctggcGCACCTcaagagaggagaaaacTCAACCTTAAACCCCGGACTGCTGGCTCCCCCTCTGCCACCGCCAACGCCACCCCTGCTGCGCCCGCTTCTGGTATCTTTGGCGCTGCCAAGCCCATCGATTCCGCTGCTAGGGAAAAGGCCGCAGAGGAGAAGCTCGCTCAACGTgaaggggagaggagaaaggcaagggaagaggcggagaaGCAAAAAGCTGCTGCCGGTGACAAGCCCGTTGAGGGTGAGAAGTTGGgatggagggaagagaagttGAGGTCTATCAAAGCCGCCCAGGACAAGGTTGCCGGTAAGCCCACCACCGCCCCCGCGACTACCACCAACACCGGCGCGGGCCGAAAAGGTTCTGCGGACAGggccaagaaggacgaACAAGGTTTCGAGCAAGTCCAACCCTCTCGTAAATCATCCCAAACCGGAGCTACTTCGGAGAACAAGCCCAAGAAGGACTACTCTACCAGGCCGCAGTTCTCTTTTGCGGCGGCTGCGGGTGCGATCAGGAACGATTTGGTAGAGgacaaggatgaggaagaggtgacCAAGGGCGTTGAGGAGGTCAAGATTtaa
- a CDS encoding cytoplasmic protein produces MPEQTTISHCCVTGHIHSGNPLGSISIQHGLRTYVSLPSSAHKGGAEGQVGQKQDTIILISDIFGIDLVNSKLIADEWAGQGYKVLLPDFFEGDPIPESLLQSIVPNVRYQAEATALTKAADTAKSAAALGPWLVKHREAVTRPLVEKYVQSVRSDPSTGKIAVVGYCYGARYALLLAQPQSGAKPSVDVVVANHPSFLVLDDVKDINTTPCIILKGDKDDIMSEDDLNKVEQVMKQNLGEKLVVRRFPGAVHGFTIRGDMEDGQEKAQKEQANKDSFDFVAKYFKS; encoded by the exons ATGCCAGAGCAAACCACCATCTCACACTGCTGCGTCACAGGCC ACATCCACTCAGGAAACCCCCTCggctccatctccatccaaCACGGCCTCCGCACCTACgtctctctcccttcctctgctCACAAAGGCGGGGCCGAAGGGCAAGTGGGTCAGAAACAAGACACAATCATCTTGATCTCTGATATCTTTGGGATCGACCTCGTCAACTCCAAGCTCATCGCCGACGAATGGGCTGGACAAGGGTACAAAGTCCTATTGCCTGATTTCTTTGAGGGTGATCCTATCCCCGAGTCTCTCCTTCAG TCGATCGTACCGAACGTGAGGTACCAAGCCGAAGCTACAGCACTCACCAAAGCTGCCGATACCGCCAAATCGGCCGCTGCCCTTGGTCCTTGGCTTGTCAAGCACCGCGAGGCTG TCACCCGGCCGCTTGTGGAGAAATACGTCCAATCCGTCCGTTCCGACCCCTCCACCGGCAAGATCGCCGTCGTCGGTTACTGCTATGGCGCGCGCTacgccctcctccttgctcAACCCCAATCTGGCGCCAAACCCAGCGTGGACGTCGTGGTAGCCAaccacccttccttcctcgtcctcgacGACGTCAAAGACATCAACACTACTCCTTGCATCATTCTCAAAGGGGATAAAGATGACATCATGAGTGAAGACGATTTGAATAAGGTGGAACAAGTTATGAAGCAGAATTTGGGTGAGAAATTGGTAGTCAGGAGATTCCCTGGGGCTGTCCATGGGTTTACAATAAGAGGTGATATGGAGGACGGGCAGGAAAAGGCACAAAAGGAGCAGGCGAACAAGGATTCGTTTGATTTCGTTGCAAAATACTTTAAAAGCTAG